One Polynucleobacter sp. MWH-Spelu-300-X4 genomic window carries:
- a CDS encoding Bax inhibitor-1/YccA family protein: MSDLNTYGFGNSGATTSVQVRNRVLRNTYALLALSMIPTVLGAWIGVTTGFSLFAGSPLMGMVVFMAIAFGFFWAIERNKDTGLGVVLLLGFTFFMGLMLSRLIGSILGFSNGASLIMTAFGGTAIIFAGMATLASSVKKDLSIGLGKWLFAGVILLLVASLANIWLQLPALMLTISVAAIAIFSAFILVDVQRVINGGETNYVIATLSIYLNVYNVFSNLLALLGIFGGDRD, encoded by the coding sequence ATGAGTGATTTAAACACTTATGGTTTTGGAAACAGTGGCGCAACAACCAGTGTTCAAGTCCGTAACCGGGTGTTACGTAACACGTACGCCCTCTTGGCGCTTTCTATGATTCCTACAGTTTTAGGCGCATGGATTGGTGTTACGACTGGTTTTTCACTATTTGCCGGCAGCCCATTAATGGGTATGGTTGTCTTTATGGCGATTGCATTTGGCTTTTTCTGGGCCATTGAACGCAATAAAGATACCGGCTTAGGCGTTGTTCTTTTATTGGGCTTCACCTTCTTCATGGGGTTAATGCTCTCACGCCTTATTGGCTCTATCTTAGGATTTAGCAACGGCGCTAGCCTGATCATGACTGCATTTGGTGGCACAGCTATTATTTTCGCTGGCATGGCAACATTAGCTAGCAGCGTAAAGAAAGACCTATCCATTGGCTTAGGCAAATGGTTATTTGCTGGCGTCATCTTGTTGTTAGTTGCATCCTTGGCCAATATTTGGTTGCAGTTACCCGCCCTCATGCTCACAATTAGTGTTGCGGCAATTGCCATCTTTTCAGCATTTATTTTGGTAGATGTGCAACGCGTTATTAACGGCGGTGAAACTAACTACGTCATTGCAACACTAAGCATTTATCTTAATGTTTACAACGTCTTTAGCAATTTATTAGCCTTACTTGGTATTTTTGGTGGCGATAGAGACTAA
- the ndk gene encoding nucleoside-diphosphate kinase produces MAIERTLSIIKPDAVAKNVVGQIYARFEAAGLKVVAAKMAHLSRGEAEQFYAVHKERPFFKDLVDFMISGPVMIQALQGENAIAKNRELMGATDPKKADKGTIRADFADSIDANAVHGSDAPETAAVEVAFFFPGMQVYSR; encoded by the coding sequence ATGGCAATCGAGCGCACCCTTTCTATCATCAAACCAGACGCAGTAGCAAAGAATGTTGTTGGTCAAATTTACGCACGTTTCGAAGCAGCTGGCTTGAAAGTGGTTGCTGCAAAAATGGCTCACCTTTCACGTGGTGAAGCTGAACAATTTTATGCAGTGCACAAAGAGCGTCCTTTCTTTAAAGATTTGGTTGATTTCATGATTTCAGGTCCTGTGATGATTCAAGCTTTACAAGGTGAGAACGCAATTGCTAAGAATCGCGAATTGATGGGTGCTACAGATCCTAAGAAGGCTGATAAAGGTACGATTCGTGCTGACTTCGCTGATAGCATTGATGCAAACGCTGTTCACGGTTCAGATGCTCCTGAAACAGCTGCTGTGGAAGTTGCGTTTTTCTTCCCAGGCATGCAAGTTTATTCACGTTAA